A region of Myxococcus stipitatus DSM 14675 DNA encodes the following proteins:
- a CDS encoding M20/M25/M40 family metallo-hydrolase, whose product MKRLIPFALFLLSPTAAFAGADDQELWISLGSDALEPVAEAFAKEGWAMPPASLAKGDVTVIPVRESQLESIAHVMHEKFNRCAGFVTYESLDAAEKALVPEPPQRIETLGPPLYTLTNATVANCLASTVAEPNVRGTINSMAAYTTRYYTSSTGVSAANWLRSHWASLASGRTDMAASLFTHAAWAQPSVVLTVTGTTYPTEVVVVGGHLDSTSSGSVAPGADDNASGIASFTDVIRAMVVCNYRPQRTIKFIGYAAEEVGLRGSKEIATYHRNNGINVVGVLQLDMTNYRGTSADIGIVTDYTNAAQNTFLRNLIAAYLPGVTHVNTTCGYACSDHASWTNAGFAASIPHEAVVSQGNPYIHTVNDTISRARPTAGMATHALKFSKLAGAYVAEMGK is encoded by the coding sequence ATGAAGCGGTTGATTCCGTTTGCCCTGTTTTTGCTGAGCCCTACCGCGGCCTTCGCTGGGGCCGATGACCAAGAGCTGTGGATTTCGCTGGGCTCCGATGCCCTCGAGCCCGTCGCGGAAGCCTTCGCGAAGGAAGGTTGGGCCATGCCCCCCGCCTCTCTGGCGAAGGGCGACGTGACGGTGATTCCCGTCCGTGAGTCCCAGCTGGAGAGCATCGCGCATGTCATGCACGAGAAGTTCAACCGCTGCGCGGGCTTCGTCACGTACGAGAGTCTGGACGCGGCGGAGAAGGCGCTGGTACCCGAGCCGCCGCAGCGCATCGAGACCCTCGGTCCGCCGCTGTACACGCTGACGAACGCCACCGTCGCCAACTGCCTTGCCAGCACGGTGGCGGAGCCCAACGTGCGCGGCACCATCAACTCGATGGCCGCGTACACGACGCGCTACTACACGTCCTCGACGGGCGTGAGCGCGGCCAACTGGCTGCGCTCGCACTGGGCGAGCCTGGCGTCCGGCCGCACCGACATGGCCGCGTCGCTGTTCACCCACGCGGCGTGGGCGCAGCCGTCCGTGGTCCTCACCGTCACGGGCACCACGTACCCCACCGAGGTCGTCGTGGTGGGCGGTCACCTGGACTCCACGTCCTCGGGCAGCGTGGCCCCTGGCGCGGATGACAACGCCTCCGGCATCGCGTCCTTCACGGACGTCATCCGGGCGATGGTGGTCTGCAACTACCGGCCGCAACGCACCATCAAGTTCATCGGCTACGCGGCGGAGGAGGTGGGTCTGCGCGGCTCGAAGGAGATCGCCACCTACCACCGCAACAACGGCATCAACGTGGTGGGCGTGCTCCAGCTCGACATGACGAACTACCGGGGCACCTCGGCGGACATCGGCATCGTCACCGACTACACCAACGCGGCGCAGAACACGTTCCTCCGCAACCTCATCGCCGCGTATCTGCCGGGCGTCACCCATGTCAACACGACGTGCGGCTACGCGTGCTCGGACCATGCGTCGTGGACGAACGCGGGCTTCGCGGCGTCCATCCCGCATGAGGCCGTCGTCAGCCAGGGCAACCCGTACATCCACACGGTGAACGACACCATCTCCCGCGCCCGGCCCACGGCGGGCATGGCCACCCACGCGCTCAAGTTCTCCAAGCTCGCCGGCGCCTACGTCGCCGAGATGGGCAAGTAG
- a CDS encoding protein phosphatase 2C domain-containing protein, whose product MRIELEVVSVQKAGHTPAENEDAWASERSSTLEGDTLRVAVADGATESLFSGQWARLLAREYVAGKMCEPPVLLESLPGLQRRWRSDVEARDLPWYAQEKLREGAFATLLGVRCEQSPRPGVGTWAALVVGDSCLFQVRDGRLVCAFPLEQAAAFGSRPFLVSTQEGHNPRVGEYVRCASGDLRPGDLLMLMTDALAQWFLAEHERGGTPWLALPAWGSEAPHERFQPFVEGLRASKVIRNDDVTLARLTVGA is encoded by the coding sequence GTGCGAATCGAGCTCGAGGTCGTGAGCGTGCAGAAGGCGGGGCACACGCCCGCGGAGAACGAGGACGCGTGGGCGTCCGAGCGCTCCTCCACGCTGGAGGGCGACACGCTGCGGGTGGCGGTGGCCGATGGGGCCACGGAGAGCCTCTTCTCCGGGCAGTGGGCCCGGCTGCTGGCCCGCGAGTACGTGGCGGGGAAGATGTGCGAGCCGCCCGTGCTGCTCGAGTCGCTGCCCGGCCTCCAGCGGCGGTGGCGCTCCGACGTCGAGGCGCGCGACCTGCCCTGGTATGCGCAGGAGAAGCTGCGCGAGGGCGCCTTCGCCACGCTCCTGGGGGTGCGCTGTGAGCAGTCGCCTCGGCCGGGCGTGGGGACGTGGGCGGCCTTGGTGGTGGGGGACTCGTGCCTGTTCCAGGTGCGGGACGGCCGGCTCGTGTGTGCGTTTCCCTTGGAGCAGGCGGCGGCGTTCGGCTCGCGCCCCTTCCTCGTGTCCACACAGGAGGGACACAACCCTCGCGTGGGGGAGTACGTGCGCTGTGCCTCGGGCGACCTGCGTCCGGGAGACCTCTTGATGCTCATGACCGATGCCCTGGCGCAGTGGTTCCTGGCGGAGCACGAGCGAGGGGGGACCCCGTGGCTGGCCTTGCCGGCCTGGGGCTCGGAGGCTCCGCACGAGCGCTTCCAGCCCTTCGTGGAGGGCCTGCGCGCGAGCAAGGTCATCCGCAATGACGACGTCACGCTGGCCCGGTTGACCGTGGGGGCGTGA
- a CDS encoding serine/threonine protein kinase codes for MSLPSDSDYQTALQNPRRAFADEELRDGVVERGTGVMAGMPRPRSGNFATIYKVTCGEKSYAVRCFTRSYPYDLQSRYLEIERALEKRRLPYTADFSFHPRGIFVRGRWWPIVKMEWIQGESLERYVGRHLHEKEKLFCLAAEWLDLLMSLRRAGVAHGDLQHGNVLVTDEGLRLVDYDGMCVAALEGRESHERGHANYQHPGRDPRFFDTRLDAFSGWVVWLSLVALAHEPSLWERFQGGDDCLLFRRRDFAAPDRSPLFQALRASSNETLREYVAGTLSSLLSTAPEQVRAVEVRADGPAPAADVEDSKVVAHTRALERYIAPPRPPPRVFSQDDQTERSLASGLLIAAGLGLIPSVVFSPLWLTGVGLVGGLGLAQVRALFHKETAVQEFTRWRKQWGTAREARARFEERLARLRADVQGRVARGQDARVRLEQEQTALHDWMEDVRRRNLELDRSELDRIEGRHAHLDREELNARKDLEAERRAWDGDVELQARLSETERRQALSGFTQRTEELVQHFDARREALEAEEEESIARAKAHGTLSPDYRSALERGQVLVGQLKRDSSGLASLEREQAALRRECIRLCWRGMEARRAMETHGAPSFWKFVEGLMQGIFQDTKGGR; via the coding sequence ATGTCCCTGCCCTCGGACAGCGACTATCAGACGGCGCTCCAGAACCCTCGGCGGGCCTTCGCGGACGAGGAGCTGCGCGACGGCGTCGTGGAGCGGGGGACGGGCGTCATGGCGGGGATGCCTCGGCCTCGCTCCGGCAACTTCGCGACCATCTACAAGGTGACGTGCGGCGAGAAGTCCTATGCGGTGCGCTGCTTCACGCGCTCCTATCCGTACGACTTGCAATCGCGTTACCTCGAGATCGAGCGGGCCCTGGAAAAGCGCCGGCTGCCGTACACGGCGGACTTCTCGTTCCACCCACGGGGCATCTTCGTGCGAGGGCGGTGGTGGCCCATCGTGAAGATGGAGTGGATTCAAGGCGAGAGCCTGGAGCGCTACGTCGGGCGCCACCTGCACGAGAAGGAGAAGCTGTTCTGCCTCGCCGCGGAGTGGCTGGACCTCCTGATGTCATTGCGCCGCGCGGGCGTCGCGCACGGTGACCTCCAGCACGGCAATGTCCTGGTCACGGACGAGGGGCTGCGGCTCGTCGACTACGATGGGATGTGTGTGGCCGCCCTGGAGGGACGTGAGAGCCACGAGCGGGGACACGCGAACTACCAGCACCCCGGGCGGGACCCGCGCTTCTTCGACACGCGGCTGGACGCGTTCTCGGGCTGGGTGGTGTGGCTCTCCCTGGTCGCGCTGGCGCACGAGCCGTCGCTCTGGGAGCGCTTCCAGGGCGGAGATGACTGTCTGCTGTTCCGCCGCCGGGACTTCGCCGCGCCGGACCGCTCGCCCTTGTTCCAGGCGCTGCGTGCCTCGTCGAACGAGACGCTGAGGGAGTACGTGGCGGGGACGTTGTCGTCGCTCCTGTCCACGGCGCCCGAGCAGGTGCGCGCGGTGGAGGTGCGCGCCGACGGTCCCGCACCGGCGGCCGACGTGGAGGACAGCAAGGTGGTGGCCCACACCCGCGCGCTGGAGCGCTACATCGCGCCACCCCGGCCGCCGCCGCGCGTGTTCTCCCAGGACGACCAGACCGAGCGCAGCCTGGCCAGCGGGCTGCTCATCGCCGCGGGCCTGGGGCTCATCCCCAGCGTGGTGTTCTCACCCCTCTGGCTCACGGGGGTGGGGCTCGTGGGCGGGCTGGGGCTCGCGCAGGTGCGCGCGCTGTTTCACAAGGAGACGGCGGTCCAGGAGTTCACCCGGTGGAGGAAGCAGTGGGGCACCGCGCGCGAGGCCCGAGCCCGGTTCGAGGAGCGGCTTGCCCGACTCCGCGCCGACGTCCAGGGCCGCGTGGCGCGCGGGCAGGATGCGCGTGTGCGGCTCGAGCAGGAGCAGACAGCGCTCCATGACTGGATGGAGGACGTGCGCCGCCGGAACCTCGAGCTGGACCGGTCGGAGCTGGACCGCATCGAGGGCCGACATGCACACCTGGACCGCGAGGAGCTGAATGCCCGCAAGGACCTGGAGGCGGAGCGGCGAGCCTGGGACGGGGACGTGGAGCTCCAGGCCCGCCTCTCCGAGACCGAGCGACGCCAGGCGCTGTCGGGGTTCACCCAGCGGACCGAGGAGCTCGTCCAGCACTTCGACGCGCGGCGCGAGGCGCTGGAGGCCGAGGAGGAAGAGTCCATCGCCCGGGCCAAGGCCCATGGCACGCTGTCGCCCGACTACCGGTCGGCGCTGGAGCGGGGACAGGTCCTGGTCGGACAGCTGAAGAGAGACTCCTCGGGGCTCGCCAGCCTGGAGCGTGAGCAGGCCGCTCTACGGCGTGAGTGCATCCGGCTGTGCTGGCGTGGGATGGAGGCCCGGCGCGCGATGGAGACTCATGGCGCCCCCAGCTTCTGGAAGTTCGTCGAGGGGCTCATGCAAGGCATCTTTCAAGACACCAAGGGAGGCCGCTGA
- a CDS encoding serine hydrolase has product MRWMTALVLSWLWAGEALAAERVSLQSVVDGLAVEATRLAPGADIAIAVKDSRTGEYAGSADTVPHISASSAKVFWVAAALKKAELSQVTPLAEKVFRTSDNEASGAVIDLVGGPDAINDYLRSLEVKNTALTKWNYGKPRRATNSPQVMGNDNYFCAADAVSFLHRLGKGELLKPKSTARLLAWMELTPREGCGGWLGTMLPPKVRASLRHKGGWLPPGCCSDDSRYNVLNEVGLVRLPDGGHYAVAILAARGADWPRQAFFVERASCVLYRSLARDTTLDCGDALAKQGGPAPVRVEDGGTPPDYDC; this is encoded by the coding sequence ATGCGATGGATGACGGCGCTGGTGCTGTCCTGGCTTTGGGCGGGGGAGGCGCTGGCGGCGGAGCGGGTGTCGCTCCAGTCGGTGGTGGATGGATTGGCGGTGGAGGCCACCCGGCTGGCTCCGGGGGCGGACATCGCCATCGCGGTGAAGGACTCGAGGACGGGAGAGTACGCGGGGAGCGCCGACACGGTGCCCCACATCTCCGCGAGCTCGGCCAAGGTGTTCTGGGTGGCCGCGGCGCTGAAGAAGGCGGAGCTGTCCCAGGTGACGCCGCTGGCGGAGAAGGTCTTCCGCACCTCGGACAACGAGGCGTCCGGGGCGGTCATCGACCTGGTGGGCGGGCCCGATGCCATCAATGACTATCTCCGCTCGCTCGAGGTGAAGAACACCGCGCTGACCAAGTGGAACTATGGCAAGCCGAGGCGGGCGACGAACTCGCCGCAGGTGATGGGGAATGACAACTACTTCTGCGCGGCGGACGCGGTGAGCTTCCTGCATCGCCTGGGGAAGGGGGAGCTGCTCAAGCCCAAGTCCACCGCGCGGCTGCTCGCGTGGATGGAGCTGACGCCTCGGGAGGGGTGTGGCGGATGGCTGGGGACGATGCTCCCGCCCAAGGTGCGCGCGTCGCTGCGGCACAAGGGCGGGTGGCTGCCGCCGGGCTGCTGCTCCGATGACTCCCGCTACAACGTGCTCAACGAAGTGGGGTTGGTGCGGCTGCCGGACGGTGGCCACTACGCGGTGGCCATCCTCGCGGCGAGGGGGGCGGACTGGCCCAGGCAGGCGTTCTTCGTCGAGCGGGCCTCGTGTGTGCTCTATCGCTCGCTGGCGCGAGACACGACGCTGGACTGTGGGGATGCGCTGGCGAAGCAGGGCGGCCCCGCGCCCGTGCGGGTCGAGGACGGCGGAACGCCACCTGATTACGATTGCTGA
- a CDS encoding amidase — MHLDDYTRFDAIGLAELVRRKEVSPEELLRTALEAIARVNPKLNAVIDVREEDARTTLRNGLPQGPFTGVPFLIKDLALHAAGVPMEVGSRLARGLVIPHDTVLMERFRRAGLVMMGRTNTPELGNNASTEPVLRGPTRNPWDLGRSSGGSSGGSAAAVAAGIVPVAHGNDGGGSLRVPAALCGVFGMKPTRGRNTLAPDAGEAINGLAIEHVLTRSVRDSAAILDAIHGPGVGEPHYAPPPARPFLEEVRREPGRLRIAVSRKAASGVPVSPDNVAAVDDVARLCASLGHELVEAAPVYDDAALVEAMVTAWSTYQAATVDMLGQIMGRPVNLDTLEATTLAVVEHGRSLKATDLQNALTVFNQVCRTVGAFFVDHDVLLTPTTAVPPFELGELNANVPMSAREWYRHCFTRIPFTALYNVTGQPAMSVPLHWNEKDLPIGVQFVGRFADEATLFQLAGQLEEARPWAVRRPPVHASRAEAG, encoded by the coding sequence ATGCACCTGGATGACTACACCCGATTCGACGCCATCGGTCTGGCGGAGCTGGTTCGTCGCAAGGAAGTCTCTCCCGAGGAGCTGCTTCGCACCGCGCTCGAGGCCATCGCGCGCGTCAATCCCAAGCTCAACGCCGTCATCGACGTCCGGGAAGAGGATGCGCGGACGACGCTGAGGAACGGACTGCCTCAGGGTCCCTTCACCGGTGTGCCCTTCCTCATCAAGGACCTGGCGCTGCACGCCGCCGGGGTCCCGATGGAGGTGGGGAGCCGGCTGGCGCGCGGGCTGGTGATTCCGCATGACACGGTGCTGATGGAGCGCTTCCGCCGCGCGGGCCTGGTGATGATGGGCCGGACGAACACGCCGGAGCTGGGCAACAACGCGTCCACGGAGCCCGTGCTGCGGGGCCCCACTCGCAACCCGTGGGACCTGGGGCGCAGCTCCGGTGGGTCCAGTGGAGGCTCGGCGGCGGCGGTCGCCGCGGGCATCGTCCCCGTGGCGCATGGCAACGACGGGGGCGGCTCCCTGCGCGTCCCGGCGGCGCTCTGTGGCGTGTTCGGGATGAAGCCCACGCGAGGCAGGAATACGCTCGCGCCCGACGCGGGCGAGGCCATCAACGGCCTGGCCATCGAGCACGTGCTGACGCGCTCCGTCCGGGATAGCGCGGCGATCCTGGACGCCATCCATGGCCCCGGCGTGGGCGAGCCGCACTACGCACCGCCCCCGGCGCGGCCCTTTCTCGAGGAGGTCCGCCGGGAGCCCGGGCGCCTGCGCATCGCCGTCTCACGCAAGGCCGCCTCGGGGGTGCCCGTCAGTCCCGACAACGTCGCGGCGGTGGACGACGTGGCGCGGCTGTGCGCGTCCCTGGGGCATGAGCTGGTCGAGGCGGCCCCCGTCTACGACGACGCGGCCCTCGTGGAGGCCATGGTGACGGCCTGGAGCACGTACCAGGCGGCGACGGTGGACATGCTGGGGCAGATCATGGGGCGCCCGGTGAATCTCGACACGCTGGAGGCCACCACGCTGGCGGTGGTGGAGCATGGCCGCTCGCTGAAGGCCACGGACCTCCAGAACGCGCTCACCGTCTTCAACCAGGTCTGCCGCACCGTGGGCGCGTTCTTCGTGGACCACGACGTGCTGCTCACGCCGACGACCGCCGTGCCGCCGTTCGAGCTGGGCGAGCTCAACGCCAACGTCCCCATGAGCGCGCGGGAGTGGTACCGGCACTGCTTCACGCGGATTCCCTTCACGGCGCTCTACAACGTGACGGGACAGCCCGCGATGTCCGTCCCGCTGCACTGGAATGAGAAGGACCTGCCCATCGGCGTCCAGTTCGTGGGGCGCTTCGCGGACGAGGCGACGCTGTTCCAGCTCGCGGGGCAGCTGGAGGAGGCACGCCCCTGGGCCGTGCGCCGCCCGCCCGTGCACGCGTCCCGCGCCGAGGCTGGCTAG
- a CDS encoding lysophospholipid acyltransferase family protein, which produces MERLYIRMVRESFEPGRLDTAIRWCQRSVGARWIHFANRHLLHVVGYERVPPLDPAKSYVLASNHRSFFDLYVTGAFLMRQGLHHRMVFPVRSNFFYDSALGFLVNGSMSFFAMYPPLFRERSRQSLNLASLQEVVRLLQRGGTLTGVHPEGTRNQGPDPYTLLPAQSGVGRIIHQSRATVLPLFINGLGNNLVRQFSGNFLRTGSPVVLVFGEPLALDDLLAQPGGTRVYKQVSERLVTTITALGQEERAARARLGRESSAEWIHDP; this is translated from the coding sequence ATGGAGCGGCTGTACATCCGGATGGTCCGCGAGAGCTTCGAGCCGGGCCGGCTCGACACCGCCATCCGCTGGTGCCAGCGCTCGGTGGGGGCCCGGTGGATCCACTTCGCGAACCGCCACCTGTTGCACGTCGTGGGCTACGAGCGGGTGCCGCCGCTCGACCCCGCGAAGAGCTATGTCCTGGCGAGCAACCACCGGAGCTTCTTCGACCTCTACGTCACGGGCGCCTTCTTGATGCGACAGGGCCTGCACCACCGGATGGTGTTCCCGGTGCGCTCGAACTTCTTCTACGACTCCGCGCTCGGGTTCCTGGTGAACGGGAGCATGAGCTTCTTCGCCATGTATCCGCCGCTGTTCCGCGAGCGGAGCCGCCAGTCGCTCAACCTCGCCAGCCTCCAAGAGGTGGTCCGACTGCTCCAGCGGGGAGGCACCCTCACCGGCGTCCACCCCGAGGGCACCCGCAACCAGGGCCCGGACCCCTACACGCTCTTGCCCGCCCAGAGCGGCGTGGGCCGCATCATCCATCAGTCCCGGGCCACGGTGCTGCCCCTCTTCATCAACGGCCTCGGCAACAACCTCGTCCGCCAGTTCTCCGGCAACTTCCTGCGCACGGGCTCGCCCGTCGTCCTCGTCTTCGGCGAGCCGCTCGCCCTGGATGACCTGCTCGCGCAGCCAGGTGGGACTCGCGTCTACAAACAAGTCTCGGAGCGGCTGGTCACCACCATCACCGCGCTGGGCCAGGAAGAGCGTGCCGCGAGAGCCCGGCTCGGGAGAGAATCATCCGCTGAGTGGATTCATGACCCCTGA
- a CDS encoding membrane dipeptidase, with product MSGRLWSRGALALVPLALGLACGPVQEGEAPAPVEPAANTAQQLAAPGFAELHHHMFAEEAFGGGWFHGSYTGALADCDGGLPESDHARVRMDLSNMLNLCPNTGGVDLSGNPILKALFGVGGAVGSEFIGKIEGTEGDTGLHLGRSKLNTQWPRWDTIAHQQAWEGWLRQAHQGGMSLVMVSLVSNEFLCKALPYQNISRPCDEMADVDVQLQMARDFDARNDWVEIALSPAHARTIIASGKLAMVLSIEVSKLFGTKNWSTELDRLHALGVRSLQPVHQLDNRFGGAALHNAIFQAAQFLENCHIDTDCGVTTSTMTLGFDVYRDAAGNCRNTKGLTADGKALVQAMMNKGMLIDVAHLSERGLQDAFTLAQANTYYPLVISHGHFREVMNPKLADDEKTTPSWVIRHLRQTGGIFGLRTAHDEARTYTKSGVANNCHGSSRSLAQAYEFGRQGLKVPMAFGADLNGFIQQTRPRFGDHGACSATFQAEADAHARQQDVAGPARLGTGFDDYGLAHVGYLPDLLKDLGRVGANTSALSGSAETFLKVWERAVNPRTGMADAAADIDTTGVATYVDKGTREAQYPQLCGQAYAPDSKVVGESCRFKEECISDACTASGCNSVGTCICDQETDCASSQYCGWGLNSGKCQPKKAKGATCLYGKECLSGTCRWTLTCG from the coding sequence ATGTCTGGTCGTCTGTGGAGCCGGGGTGCCCTGGCTCTTGTCCCTCTCGCGTTGGGGTTGGCGTGTGGTCCTGTCCAGGAGGGCGAGGCCCCCGCGCCCGTCGAGCCCGCCGCGAACACCGCGCAGCAGCTGGCCGCGCCTGGGTTCGCCGAGCTGCATCACCACATGTTCGCGGAGGAGGCGTTCGGTGGGGGCTGGTTCCACGGCAGCTACACCGGCGCGCTGGCGGACTGTGACGGCGGTCTACCCGAGAGCGACCATGCCCGGGTCCGGATGGACCTGAGCAACATGCTCAATCTCTGTCCCAACACGGGCGGCGTGGACCTGAGCGGCAATCCCATCCTGAAGGCGCTCTTCGGCGTGGGCGGCGCGGTGGGCTCGGAGTTCATCGGCAAGATCGAGGGCACGGAGGGCGACACGGGCCTCCACCTGGGGCGCAGCAAGCTCAACACCCAGTGGCCGCGCTGGGACACCATCGCGCACCAGCAGGCGTGGGAAGGGTGGCTTCGGCAGGCGCACCAGGGCGGCATGTCCCTGGTCATGGTGTCGCTGGTCAGCAACGAGTTCCTCTGCAAGGCGCTGCCGTACCAGAACATCTCCCGCCCGTGTGACGAGATGGCGGACGTGGACGTCCAGCTCCAGATGGCGCGTGACTTCGACGCGCGCAACGACTGGGTGGAGATTGCCCTGTCGCCCGCGCACGCGCGCACCATCATCGCGTCCGGCAAGCTGGCCATGGTGCTCTCCATCGAGGTGAGCAAGCTGTTCGGCACGAAGAACTGGAGCACGGAGCTGGACCGGCTCCACGCGCTGGGCGTGCGCTCGCTCCAGCCGGTGCACCAGTTGGACAACCGCTTCGGCGGCGCGGCACTGCACAACGCCATCTTCCAGGCGGCGCAGTTCCTGGAGAACTGTCACATCGACACCGACTGCGGCGTGACGACGAGCACCATGACGCTGGGCTTCGACGTGTATCGCGACGCGGCCGGCAACTGCCGCAACACCAAGGGCCTCACCGCGGACGGCAAGGCGCTGGTGCAGGCGATGATGAACAAGGGGATGCTCATCGACGTGGCGCACCTGTCCGAGCGCGGCCTCCAGGACGCCTTCACGCTGGCCCAGGCGAACACCTACTACCCGCTGGTCATCTCGCACGGCCACTTCCGCGAGGTGATGAACCCGAAGCTGGCCGACGACGAGAAGACGACGCCTTCCTGGGTGATTCGTCACCTGCGGCAGACGGGTGGCATCTTCGGCTTGCGCACGGCGCATGACGAGGCGCGCACGTACACGAAGTCCGGCGTGGCCAACAACTGCCACGGCTCCTCGCGCTCGCTGGCGCAGGCGTACGAGTTCGGCCGCCAGGGCCTGAAGGTGCCCATGGCGTTCGGCGCGGACCTCAACGGCTTCATCCAGCAGACGCGTCCGCGCTTCGGCGACCACGGCGCGTGCTCCGCGACGTTCCAGGCGGAGGCGGATGCACACGCGCGTCAGCAGGACGTCGCGGGGCCGGCGCGGCTGGGCACGGGCTTCGACGACTACGGCCTGGCGCACGTGGGCTACCTGCCGGACCTGCTGAAGGACCTGGGCCGCGTGGGCGCGAACACCTCCGCGCTGTCGGGCTCCGCGGAGACCTTCCTGAAGGTGTGGGAGCGCGCCGTCAACCCGCGCACGGGCATGGCGGACGCGGCGGCGGACATCGACACCACGGGCGTGGCCACGTACGTGGACAAGGGCACGCGTGAGGCGCAGTACCCGCAGCTCTGCGGCCAGGCCTACGCCCCGGACTCCAAGGTGGTGGGCGAGTCCTGCCGCTTCAAGGAGGAGTGCATCAGCGACGCGTGCACCGCGTCGGGCTGCAACAGCGTGGGCACGTGCATCTGCGACCAGGAGACCGACTGCGCGAGCAGCCAGTACTGCGGTTGGGGGCTCAACAGCGGCAAGTGCCAGCCGAAGAAGGCCAAGGGGGCGACCTGCCTGTATGGCAAGGAGTGCCTGTCCGGTACCTGCCGCTGGACGCTGACCTGCGGTTGA